In Hallerella succinigenes, the following are encoded in one genomic region:
- a CDS encoding S1 family peptidase, translated as MKQLIGIILLSFFVAFAEDDMRNGNGFFVNSDYIITAYHVVETFEHKCYYDIKNDTCYKTHMVDYDLESDLALLKLDEEPVAMPMVCSLEHNELPNGEKLTSYGYTQPFINPNLTVVPMRIRMQYRYDGNYSYYRTSGIIEFGMSGGPNFTMNGRIGGMNKSVSLMEENTSNLVKSTEVVRMLRRNGVAEYPNTKNVEKCAISILNSFEDFKSAQLKWGK; from the coding sequence ATGAAACAGCTTATCGGAATCATCCTTCTCTCCTTCTTCGTGGCATTTGCCGAAGATGACATGCGTAACGGAAACGGGTTCTTCGTTAACAGCGATTACATCATCACTGCATACCATGTGGTAGAAACCTTTGAACATAAGTGTTATTACGATATCAAGAATGACACGTGCTACAAGACTCATATGGTTGATTACGATTTGGAGTCAGACCTCGCTCTTTTGAAACTTGATGAAGAGCCTGTTGCAATGCCTATGGTATGCAGTCTCGAACACAATGAATTGCCAAATGGGGAAAAACTGACTTCGTATGGCTACACTCAGCCTTTCATTAACCCTAATTTGACGGTTGTGCCTATGCGAATTCGTATGCAGTATCGTTATGATGGCAATTACAGCTATTATCGCACAAGCGGAATCATAGAGTTTGGGATGTCGGGCGGACCTAATTTTACCATGAATGGGCGAATTGGCGGAATGAACAAATCTGTATCGCTAATGGAAGAGAATACTAGCAATCTGGTGAAGTCTACGGAAGTGGTTCGCATGCTTAGAAGGAATGGTGTAGCAGAATATCCAAATACCAAGAATGTCGAAAAATGTGCAATCAGCATCTTGAACTCCTTTGAGGATTTTAAGTCTGCTCAATTAAAATGGGGCAAATAA
- a CDS encoding trypsin-like peptidase domain-containing protein yields MKHTIILIIGILATFLFAETGKHKITKVYGTGIAFNEHYIVTTGNVARHSEKLDSIVVMVNGLPIIARLEHSADTVLDRAKNEYMNMAIIQVDNKVLLNACKIEDRLVTTGEPVTVTGFLQEDSKLQIKSFPAKVVADSTFPEYVARALNVRTPGGFSGAAISSHGKVIGMSFGNSTRKSDISFFYDGMLLSEYIRNQNKHTTTDVSKCTYQVRSYVTVE; encoded by the coding sequence ATGAAACACACAATCATTCTCATAATCGGCATCTTGGCGACATTCCTGTTCGCCGAAACAGGAAAGCATAAAATCACAAAAGTATACGGCACAGGCATCGCATTCAACGAGCACTATATCGTCACCACAGGCAATGTGGCCCGCCATTCCGAAAAGTTGGATTCCATTGTTGTGATGGTTAACGGGCTCCCAATTATCGCCAGATTAGAGCACTCTGCGGACACGGTGCTTGACAGGGCTAAAAACGAGTACATGAACATGGCCATCATCCAGGTCGATAACAAGGTCTTGCTCAACGCATGCAAAATCGAAGACAGATTGGTCACAACAGGCGAACCCGTCACCGTAACAGGATTTCTACAGGAAGATTCCAAACTTCAAATAAAGTCTTTCCCAGCTAAAGTCGTTGCGGACTCGACATTCCCCGAATATGTAGCACGGGCCCTGAACGTTAGGACTCCTGGTGGATTCAGCGGTGCGGCAATTTCAAGCCACGGCAAGGTAATCGGAATGAGCTTCGGAAACAGCACCCGCAAATCCGACATATCATTCTTCTATGACGGTATGCTCCTGTCAGAATATATACGAAACCAAAACAAGCACACGACGACAGATGTATCAAAATGCACGTATCAAGTCCGAAGCTATGTCACCGTAGAATAA
- a CDS encoding FISUMP domain-containing protein — MKQKNRSLALLVLFASILLGCEETVKDADGNSYRVVSIGEQTWMAENLKLKTDDSYCYDNKEENCKKYGRLYKHSAAKYACPAKWRLPTDEDWNKLVYALGGPKIGIEKLKTKKGWKENKNGTDEYGFGMFPGGEMEACELFMDMRYAEADYWATVDPTFNGFGKRAAFWHADGYVYIFDYFGKAEFSSVDLDEDCHRAEARYVRCIKDE; from the coding sequence ATGAAACAAAAAAACAGAAGTTTGGCGCTTCTTGTTCTTTTTGCATCCATCTTGCTTGGATGTGAAGAAACCGTCAAAGATGCAGATGGAAACTCGTATAGAGTGGTAAGCATAGGTGAACAGACCTGGATGGCGGAGAATCTCAAACTAAAAACGGATGATTCGTACTGCTATGATAATAAAGAAGAAAATTGCAAAAAATATGGAAGGCTTTACAAGCACTCTGCTGCGAAATATGCTTGTCCTGCAAAATGGCGGCTTCCGACTGACGAAGACTGGAATAAATTGGTCTATGCTCTTGGTGGCCCTAAAATAGGGATAGAAAAACTAAAGACAAAAAAAGGATGGAAGGAAAACAAAAATGGGACGGACGAATATGGTTTCGGAATGTTTCCCGGTGGTGAAATGGAGGCTTGCGAATTATTTATGGATATGAGATACGCAGAAGCTGACTATTGGGCGACCGTGGATCCAACTTTTAATGGTTTTGGAAAAAGAGCCGCTTTCTGGCATGCGGACGGATATGTTTATATATTCGACTATTTTGGAAAAGCCGAGTTTAGTTCTGTGGATCTTGATGAAGATTGCCATAGGGCTGAAGCTCGTTATGTCCGTTGCATAAAAGACGAATAA
- a CDS encoding tetratricopeptide repeat protein, whose amino-acid sequence MNKKNRFIVPLVLGLAAVLFFATAVVSAVVLRTSDKIVSIDYECNYSHNSSFISSIAAALGNRAAEFNKGVCLMEKKEYGEAYDVMVSAAEKGLAPAQSRLGYMYAEGLGVTQDSKISEHWYRMAANQGYIDAMVSLGNMYYSGVEDYGIHKDFNTAFHYYSDAAYAGGADAQLYLAYMYLRGEGTEQDLEKAFEWTEKSAEQGFAQAQNELGRAYEQMKQDYNKAIEWYKKAAAQGYQDAQKNLDRLYENGGAPQTASKQSTADDPLGDLDLDNLFTDEDTVGGDPFADLL is encoded by the coding sequence ATGAATAAAAAGAACAGATTTATTGTGCCCCTGGTCTTGGGGCTTGCAGCGGTTCTGTTTTTTGCCACTGCAGTTGTTTCAGCGGTTGTCTTGAGAACATCCGATAAAATTGTCAGCATCGACTATGAATGCAATTATTCGCACAACAGTTCCTTCATTAGCAGCATTGCCGCTGCGCTTGGAAACCGGGCGGCTGAATTCAATAAAGGCGTTTGCTTGATGGAAAAGAAGGAATATGGCGAAGCCTACGATGTCATGGTGTCCGCCGCCGAAAAGGGACTTGCGCCCGCTCAAAGCCGACTTGGATATATGTACGCAGAAGGCTTGGGCGTTACCCAAGATTCTAAAATATCGGAACATTGGTACAGGATGGCAGCGAATCAAGGCTACATAGACGCAATGGTTTCTTTGGGAAATATGTATTATAGTGGGGTTGAAGATTATGGAATACATAAAGATTTCAACACGGCGTTCCATTATTATTCAGATGCTGCTTATGCTGGTGGTGCGGACGCCCAGCTCTATCTTGCATACATGTATTTAAGGGGCGAGGGGACTGAGCAGGACTTAGAAAAGGCTTTTGAATGGACGGAAAAATCCGCCGAGCAAGGTTTCGCTCAGGCTCAGAATGAATTGGGTCGAGCCTATGAACAGATGAAGCAAGATTACAACAAGGCCATTGAATGGTATAAAAAAGCCGCGGCGCAGGGATATCAGGATGCACAAAAAAATCTGGATCGTCTTTACGAAAATGGGGGTGCACCACAGACTGCTTCAAAACAATCAACCGCTGATGACCCGCTCGGTGATTTGGATTTAGATAATTTGTTTACAGATGAAGATACAGTGGGGGGTGACCCGTTCGCCGATTTGCTCTGA
- a CDS encoding FISUMP domain-containing protein gives MKNILTEIKKILLVFFILCTTAIANANEHSGTGVVYDAHGNAYKTRKIGDYVWTLQNLKTPSGSACYKNQQANCDKYGRYYTWAMAMVSYPRGWHLPNKKEWKNLLDNLVIDWSAIEPSMMTRGRNYKGEWNGLGSFSYYWTSDAGNAGDDTKGSIMFSLNGQTVMDWTDFPENGLQSVRCVQD, from the coding sequence ATGAAGAATATTCTGACAGAAATTAAGAAAATTTTGCTCGTCTTTTTTATTCTCTGCACGACGGCGATTGCAAACGCTAACGAACATTCCGGTACTGGGGTCGTCTACGACGCTCATGGAAACGCGTACAAGACGCGGAAAATAGGGGATTATGTTTGGACTTTGCAGAATCTGAAAACACCCAGTGGCTCGGCTTGCTATAAAAACCAACAGGCCAATTGTGACAAATATGGCCGCTATTACACCTGGGCCATGGCTATGGTGTCTTATCCTAGAGGCTGGCATTTGCCAAATAAGAAAGAATGGAAAAATCTACTGGATAATCTTGTTATTGACTGGAGTGCTATAGAGCCGAGTATGATGACGAGAGGAAGAAACTATAAGGGGGAATGGAATGGTCTAGGTAGCTTTTCATATTATTGGACTTCGGATGCGGGAAATGCAGGCGATGATACCAAAGGCTCGATAATGTTTAGTCTTAATGGACAAACGGTAATGGATTGGACAGATTTCCCAGAAAATGGGCTGCAGTCGGTTCGTTGTGTGCAGGATTAG
- a CDS encoding Hsp70 family protein, with translation MNVKNVFGIDLGTTYSCVAQIDGQEQAVVLRNFEGAATTPSVVYFEDEKTAIVGEEAKNQLEVEPEKTVCFVKREIGVDASYDKLNNRFPYHYDPTEISAFILKKVVKDANCVRESEGLEPINDVVITCPAYFGTKERMQTKQAGIAAGLNVLAIINEPVAAAISYGVKTDKTQTVLVYDLGGGTFDVSVIKITRGKIQVVVTGGDHHLGGADWDLAVSQFLLDEFNKANGTEYSLDSDVHLKNTLFLQAEKAKKSLSAKERAMVNFQYEGKSARIALTREKFDELTEGLLEQTLSYVESTIEDSKKKGVETFDQVLLVGGSSRMPQVKAAVDKRLNCDARLTDPDECVAKGAAIFAMNKSYEDAIEAFENGETDDCPDMVKCSTTIVNVTSKSYGVGIIPHNVENLIMANTPLPTEGRGVFCTVYDNQPAVRVDVWESNETEKIIDQDCAECLDDGLLPLTKKWPAGTRVEVVFKIDSEGLMYVWGKLGNDIKEYCLKITGVKDDKEMEKCKKILAEAEVN, from the coding sequence ATGAATGTAAAAAATGTATTCGGGATAGATCTCGGAACTACCTATTCTTGCGTGGCCCAGATTGACGGGCAGGAGCAGGCTGTTGTTTTGCGCAATTTTGAGGGCGCGGCAACGACGCCTTCAGTTGTGTATTTTGAAGACGAGAAAACGGCTATCGTTGGGGAAGAGGCAAAGAATCAGTTGGAAGTGGAACCCGAGAAGACGGTCTGCTTTGTCAAACGTGAAATTGGCGTTGATGCTAGTTATGACAAGTTGAATAATCGATTCCCGTATCATTACGACCCAACGGAAATTTCAGCCTTTATCCTCAAGAAGGTCGTCAAGGACGCCAACTGCGTCCGCGAAAGCGAAGGGCTTGAACCCATAAATGACGTTGTCATCACCTGCCCCGCATATTTTGGAACCAAGGAACGCATGCAGACGAAACAGGCGGGCATTGCCGCCGGCTTGAATGTCCTTGCCATTATCAACGAGCCTGTCGCTGCGGCGATTTCGTACGGAGTCAAGACCGACAAGACGCAGACGGTGCTTGTGTACGATCTCGGTGGCGGAACGTTCGATGTATCTGTCATTAAGATAACCCGTGGAAAAATTCAAGTCGTGGTGACCGGCGGCGACCACCACTTGGGCGGTGCTGATTGGGACTTGGCGGTATCTCAATTCTTGCTGGATGAATTCAATAAAGCTAACGGGACTGAATATAGCCTTGATTCGGATGTTCACTTGAAGAATACTCTTTTTTTGCAGGCGGAAAAAGCTAAGAAGAGTTTGAGCGCCAAGGAACGGGCGATGGTCAATTTCCAATATGAAGGAAAGTCCGCCCGAATAGCGTTGACCCGTGAAAAGTTCGATGAACTGACGGAAGGTCTGTTGGAACAGACGTTAAGCTATGTCGAAAGTACCATAGAGGATTCCAAGAAAAAGGGGGTTGAAACTTTTGATCAGGTCCTCCTTGTTGGAGGTTCGTCTCGAATGCCGCAGGTGAAGGCCGCTGTTGACAAGCGCTTGAACTGCGATGCCCGCTTGACGGACCCCGATGAATGTGTCGCCAAAGGTGCGGCCATATTCGCCATGAACAAGAGCTACGAAGATGCCATCGAGGCTTTCGAAAATGGCGAGACGGACGATTGTCCCGATATGGTCAAGTGCAGTACGACCATTGTCAACGTTACCAGTAAGTCTTATGGGGTAGGTATTATTCCCCATAATGTAGAAAACCTTATTATGGCTAATACGCCTTTGCCAACAGAGGGAAGGGGCGTTTTTTGTACGGTATACGATAATCAACCTGCTGTAAGGGTTGATGTATGGGAGTCCAACGAAACCGAAAAAATAATCGATCAAGATTGCGCAGAGTGTCTTGACGACGGGCTACTTCCGTTAACAAAAAAATGGCCCGCCGGTACTAGGGTGGAAGTTGTGTTCAAGATAGATTCCGAAGGTCTAATGTATGTGTGGGGAAAATTGGGCAATGATATTAAGGAGTATTGCTTGAAAATCACTGGTGTCAAGGACGATAAGGAAATGGAAAAGTGTAAGAAGATTCTTGCTGAAGCGGAGGTGAATTAA
- a CDS encoding Hsp70 family protein yields the protein MDSKNVFGIDLGTTYSCVAQIDRQEQAVVMRNFEGAATTPSVVYFEDEKTAIVGEEAKNQLEVEPEKTVCFVKREIGVDASYDKLNNRFPYHYDPTEISAFILKKVVKDANCVRESEGLEPINDVVITCPAYFGTKERMQTKQAGIAAGLNVLAIINEPVAAAISYGVKTDKTQTVLVYDLGGGTFDVSVIKITRGKIQVVVTGGDHHLGGADWDLAVSQFLLDEFNNVNGTEYSLDSDVHLKNTLLLQAEKAKKSLSAKERAMVNFQYEGKSARIALTREKFDELTEGLLEQTLSYVESTIEDSKKKGVETFDQVLLVGGSSRMPQVKAAVDKRLNCDARLTDPDECVAKGAAIFAMNKSYEDAIEAFENGETDDCPDMVKCSTTIVNVTSKTYGTSVNEDEVDNLIMANTTLPTEGRGHYVTAVDNQPAVPIDVWESNETEKRIKRALAECLDDGMLTINRNWPKGTPIEMIVRIDDEGLMSVWGKIGDDVKEYNLKITGVKDDKEMETSKKILAEAEVN from the coding sequence ATGGATTCTAAAAATGTATTCGGAATAGATCTCGGAACCACCTATTCATGCGTTGCCCAGATTGACAGACAGGAACAGGCTGTTGTCATGCGCAACTTTGAGGGCGCGGCAACGACGCCTTCAGTTGTGTATTTTGAAGACGAGAAAACGGCTATCGTTGGGGAAGAGGCAAAGAATCAGTTGGAAGTGGAACCCGAGAAGACGGTCTGCTTTGTCAAACGTGAAATTGGCGTTGATGCTAGTTATGACAAGTTGAATAATCGATTCCCGTATCATTACGACCCAACGGAAATTTCAGCCTTTATCCTCAAGAAGGTCGTCAAGGACGCCAACTGCGTCCGCGAAAGCGAAGGGCTTGAACCCATAAATGACGTTGTCATCACCTGCCCCGCATATTTTGGAACCAAGGAACGCATGCAGACGAAACAGGCGGGCATTGCCGCCGGCTTGAATGTCCTTGCCATTATCAACGAGCCTGTCGCTGCGGCGATTTCGTACGGAGTCAAGACCGACAAGACGCAGACGGTGCTTGTGTACGATCTCGGTGGCGGAACGTTCGATGTATCTGTCATTAAGATAACCCGTGGAAAAATTCAAGTCGTGGTGACCGGCGGCGACCACCACTTGGGCGGTGCTGATTGGGACTTGGCGGTATCTCAATTTTTACTTGATGAGTTTAACAATGTAAACGGAACTGAATATAGCCTTGATTCTGACGTTCACTTGAAGAATACTCTTCTCTTGCAGGCGGAAAAGGCCAAGAAGAGTTTGAGCGCCAAGGAACGTGCGATGGTCAATTTCCAATATGAAGGAAAGTCCGCCCGAATAGCGTTGACCCGTGAAAAGTTCGATGAACTGACGGAAGGTCTGTTGGAACAGACGTTAAGCTATGTCGAAAGTACCATAGAGGATTCCAAGAAAAAGGGGGTTGAAACTTTTGATCAGGTCCTCCTTGTTGGAGGTTCGTCTCGAATGCCGCAGGTGAAGGCCGCTGTTGACAAGCGTTTGAACTGCGATGCTCGTTTGACGGACCCCGATGAATGTGTCGCCAAGGGGGCTGCCATATTCGCCATGAACAAGAGCTACGAAGATGCTATCGAGGCCTTTGAAAATGGCGAGACGGACGATTGTCCCGATATGGTCAAGTGCAGTACGACCATTGTCAACGTTACCAGCAAGACTTATGGAACTAGTGTCAATGAGGATGAAGTAGATAACCTGATTATGGCGAATACGACCTTGCCGACGGAAGGCCGGGGGCATTATGTAACAGCTGTGGACAACCAACCTGCTGTTCCTATTGATGTGTGGGAATCTAATGAAACAGAAAAGAGAATTAAACGTGCTCTTGCGGAATGCCTTGATGACGGTATGCTGACGATTAATAGGAATTGGCCCAAGGGAACCCCTATTGAAATGATTGTCCGAATTGACGATGAAGGTTTGATGTCCGTGTGGGGCAAGATTGGTGATGATGTCAAGGAATATAATTTGAAAATCACGGGTGTCAAGGACGATAAGGAAATGGAAACGAGTAAGAAGATTCTTGCTGAAGCGGAAGTAAATTAG
- the grpE gene encoding nucleotide exchange factor GrpE, with product MMKKILMAIMFATAIAFAADAAKTPAAAPAKTAATIPAPAAAPAEAAPVAAPTSVDVHEESSFNPMPLAVGGFVFVCLLIIGVWRSRRRAIVKVAEPPTEQEPPVESAGESEPNKSELNISDELQKMNASLQELKKAAQEKEKLLQINSEMHEELVGLRNGLADSIKKPLLMGLIQIYDRLEDLVKVNSNLPESEISATKILKTVNDIKLNSLDLLYEFDVEPVEPKIGDVFNPKEHKAIKTIMTDKATKDRTISSVRQIGFVNVSNSRMLRVGSVEVYKKQD from the coding sequence ATGATGAAGAAGATTCTGATGGCAATCATGTTTGCTACAGCAATCGCTTTCGCAGCCGATGCCGCCAAGACCCCAGCAGCCGCCCCCGCAAAGACCGCGGCTACTATCCCTGCTCCCGCAGCCGCTCCTGCCGAAGCCGCCCCCGTCGCGGCTCCTACTAGCGTGGATGTGCATGAAGAGTCCTCCTTTAACCCAATGCCCTTGGCGGTGGGGGGCTTTGTTTTTGTGTGTCTGCTGATTATAGGGGTGTGGCGGTCACGGCGCCGTGCCATCGTAAAGGTTGCCGAACCTCCGACAGAACAGGAGCCGCCTGTGGAATCTGCGGGAGAATCTGAACCAAATAAATCAGAACTGAACATTTCGGACGAACTGCAAAAAATGAATGCTTCCTTGCAGGAACTGAAAAAGGCTGCTCAAGAAAAAGAAAAGCTTTTGCAGATAAATTCCGAAATGCATGAAGAGTTGGTTGGATTGCGCAACGGACTTGCGGATTCGATAAAGAAACCTCTTTTGATGGGTCTTATTCAGATTTATGATAGGCTTGAAGACCTTGTCAAGGTTAATTCAAACTTGCCGGAATCAGAAATCTCCGCAACGAAAATTCTGAAAACCGTAAACGACATCAAATTGAATAGCTTGGACTTGCTTTATGAATTTGATGTTGAACCAGTCGAGCCCAAAATCGGCGACGTGTTTAATCCAAAAGAACACAAGGCCATTAAAACAATCATGACCGATAAAGCGACCAAGGACAGAACGATATCTTCTGTCCGGCAAATCGGATTTGTCAATGTATCCAACTCTCGCATGCTGAGGGTCGGCAGCGTAGAAGTTTATAAAAAACAGGACTAA
- a CDS encoding helix-turn-helix domain-containing protein yields the protein MSHMPKIDLQNLQKMEDDRFAEALAKVLRRHRKARGITRDGLAFQLGLHKNTLYGVEVGIKRKSGHFSHTQLTMTNFIRLAAFFGYQPGEFLQDVLIEAIDC from the coding sequence ATGTCACACATGCCTAAGATAGACCTGCAAAACTTGCAGAAAATGGAGGACGACCGCTTCGCTGAAGCCCTCGCAAAGGTTCTTAGGCGGCACCGCAAGGCTCGTGGCATTACCCGCGACGGGCTCGCATTCCAGCTTGGTCTCCACAAGAACACCCTTTACGGTGTGGAAGTAGGCATCAAGCGCAAGAGTGGGCACTTTAGCCACACCCAGCTCACCATGACAAACTTCATCCGGCTGGCCGCGTTTTTCGGCTATCAGCCCGGCGAATTCCTGCAAGATGTCCTCATCGAGGCAATCGATTGTTAG
- a CDS encoding 50S ribosomal protein L11 methyltransferase yields MQKTETWYKAEGDCPAEDFELASYLLFEAGVASLEELDPTDDGLSHFCFYTSDRLERDRLVQQFPQYHFRVTEEPDTDWVQVFRDSAKPVQVSPHLWVRPPWVKFTPEDPDAVVLELEAKTAFGTGEHDTTCGVANLMEFIDLQGKSVLDIGTGTGILSMFARRRGAKLAVGTEIDPVTLPCISENFERNGFEKSDCVLGYLNVFRPGVQFDVIVCNMFLREFLPMREQVVQLLARGGKLVLAGLLLTEKEFVLQWFKDVGLRMEREYSSREWWSVLGAIRT; encoded by the coding sequence ATGCAGAAAACGGAAACCTGGTACAAAGCGGAAGGCGATTGTCCTGCGGAAGATTTTGAACTTGCGAGCTATTTGCTTTTTGAAGCGGGTGTTGCTTCGCTCGAAGAATTAGACCCGACCGATGACGGGCTTTCGCATTTTTGTTTTTACACGAGCGATCGCTTGGAACGGGACCGCCTTGTACAGCAGTTTCCGCAGTACCATTTTCGGGTGACGGAAGAACCGGATACGGACTGGGTGCAGGTTTTTCGGGACAGCGCAAAACCGGTGCAGGTAAGCCCTCACCTGTGGGTGCGTCCGCCTTGGGTCAAATTCACCCCCGAAGATCCGGACGCGGTCGTCCTTGAACTCGAAGCGAAGACCGCTTTTGGAACCGGTGAACACGATACCACATGCGGCGTTGCGAATCTGATGGAATTTATCGATTTACAGGGAAAATCGGTTTTGGATATAGGCACAGGCACCGGAATCCTTTCCATGTTCGCCCGTCGCCGTGGCGCAAAACTCGCTGTCGGAACGGAAATCGACCCGGTAACGCTCCCTTGCATTTCTGAAAATTTTGAACGCAACGGCTTTGAAAAAAGCGACTGCGTTCTCGGTTATTTGAATGTGTTCCGCCCAGGCGTTCAATTTGACGTGATCGTCTGTAACATGTTTTTGCGCGAATTTTTACCGATGCGCGAACAGGTGGTACAGCTTTTGGCTCGGGGCGGTAAGCTCGTTCTTGCTGGACTTCTTTTGACCGAAAAGGAATTTGTCCTTCAATGGTTCAAAGATGTCGGTTTGAGGATGGAACGGGAATATTCAAGTCGTGAATGGTGGAGCGTTTTAGGCGCTATTCGCACTTAA
- a CDS encoding thioredoxin family protein has translation MKFERKFSFVSVLLLTLILGSFTTALAKASNDEDIRIVKINDDNFEKEIMNSKQPIILEISSTSCPPCLIMIPTLIDIAKNYTDIKVASIGFDEPNIEKIKNTFRIQAFPTFYFLRDGKIINMKMGAMKEDELLKALEYTPAKNVKKVTQYKPPKKKNLSCSIDGEFSGLKNHITISFVFGKTQIDDVDIVTDVLIPPELEEPKPQIMEKFKASGKSEVTETKTGFKLHTANNSRFMRAMDMKRTSNYSEMKAGLELQGFKCE, from the coding sequence ATGAAATTTGAAAGAAAATTTTCGTTTGTTTCTGTACTTTTGCTGACTCTGATCCTCGGCTCCTTCACCACCGCCCTCGCAAAAGCCTCTAACGACGAAGACATCCGCATCGTCAAAATCAACGACGATAACTTTGAAAAGGAAATCATGAATTCGAAGCAGCCGATCATTCTCGAAATCTCTTCGACGAGCTGCCCTCCGTGCCTCATCATGATTCCGACGCTCATCGATATTGCAAAGAACTATACCGACATTAAAGTCGCATCGATCGGTTTCGACGAACCGAATATTGAAAAGATCAAGAATACCTTCCGCATTCAAGCTTTCCCCACCTTCTACTTCTTAAGAGATGGCAAGATTATCAACATGAAGATGGGCGCGATGAAAGAAGACGAACTGTTAAAAGCCTTGGAATACACTCCGGCGAAGAACGTCAAAAAAGTGACCCAGTACAAGCCTCCGAAAAAGAAGAACCTTTCCTGCTCCATCGATGGAGAGTTCAGCGGGCTCAAGAATCACATCACGATTTCTTTTGTCTTCGGCAAAACGCAGATCGACGATGTAGACATTGTGACCGACGTGCTGATTCCGCCGGAACTCGAAGAGCCCAAACCGCAGATCATGGAAAAGTTCAAAGCCAGCGGAAAGTCGGAAGTCACAGAAACCAAAACGGGCTTCAAGTTGCACACTGCGAACAACAGTCGCTTTATGCGCGCCATGGACATGAAGAGAACTTCCAACTACAGCGAAATGAAAGCGGGTCTTGAGCTCCAAGGCTTTAAGTGCGAATAG
- a CDS encoding ACT domain-containing protein: MAQERAIITVVGKDTVGIIATVCTYLAENNINILDISQTIVQGYFNMMMIVDISAIQKAFGDIQNELTKLGEEKIGVQIKTQKEAIFDAMHRL, translated from the coding sequence ATGGCACAAGAAAGAGCTATCATCACGGTTGTCGGCAAGGATACGGTGGGAATTATCGCCACGGTCTGCACATACCTCGCAGAAAATAACATCAATATCTTGGACATCTCCCAGACGATTGTCCAGGGCTACTTCAACATGATGATGATCGTCGACATTTCGGCAATCCAAAAGGCGTTCGGCGATATTCAGAACGAACTGACCAAGCTCGGCGAAGAAAAAATCGGCGTCCAAATCAAAACGCAAAAAGAAGCCATCTTCGACGCAATGCACCGTCTTTAA